The sequence TTATAAACGTATCGACGTGTTATTGATACACTATTTATATTATCGATAAAATCCACCAAAaattctaatatatatatatatatatatatatatggggagGATTTGTGACACTATTTATAATACACAACTTTTTTTTACACAAGTTTTTATGGAGCCCATCCTTTAATGCATTTTAATGATCCGAACTTCTTATCTTTTAGAATATCCTTCACAGATAATTCttgcaaaaaattaacaaatccgAAACCATTAAGACATTTATTTGTATTGAAGAAAATGAACAAATACATTTCTACAAagaaccctaaacccttaatcCAACAACCATATGGTTTTTAGATTTGGATGATTCTTGGTAGACATGATCTTTGAATGATGTTTTAAATGATTGTGAGTGGTGTTTTAAAAGATAGATAGTTCAGATCGTTGAAATACCTTACGGTGTATGCCCCataaaaaattgtgtaaaaaagtGATGAAACGAATCTATCCCAATCAGTATATAtacaccatatatatatatatataatacattaATAATATACAGGCATATTCAATTCCTTGAAAGCCTTATAAAATGGCCCCCTGTCCAATTTCTCCACAATTTAACAATCTCCCCAACTCCAAATCTAACATAGTAAGTTTAAGCACTTTTCTAACAAGCACCcttttaaaaacttaattttgcGTACCATTTTTCTGCTGTCACGTACTTCATTGAAAATTTCTGACTCCGTTCTTGTTTGCTTGTTCAACTATGTCATGGAGTTTCATGGCGAAAGAAATCTATGGAGCTTCATGGACGAAGAGCGAAAGAGCATCAAGTTACCTCGGAGACTTTCTTTTGGTGATGGTGACCAGCAACAAAGTTCATCAGAACCCGAAAACATTCGTTCGGCTTCTGCAGCAAGACCAGACGTAGCTGCGTCCGAACCAACAATACCTCCGTGGCCTATGAGCCCTGGGACACCGTGGACACTCTCCCCGGTGCGCACCTCTCCCTCCAAATCCCTTCTTTACCACTGCATTGCCTCCCTTCACCGCCATGAAGGCAACATTTTCTCGATCACATTGTCAAGAGATTTTATATTCACGAGCTCGGAGAGTAGCCGGATTCATGTTTGGAAGCAACCGGATTGCACTGAAATCGGTTGCATAAAGGCTACTTCAGGTCAAATTCGAGCTATTTTGGCCTCCGGGAAAATCTTATTCACCGCACACGGCGACTGCAAAATTCGCATATGGAATGCGTCGAATGCAGAGAATTTTCGACCGAAGAAGATCACAACGCTTCCTCAAAGAGGCCGGTTTTCGCTGTTTTCGAAAAAGAGCAGCCAGCAGCACAACGATCGCATCTCTTGCCTAGCTTACAACAAGGAAGACAAGCTCTTGTACACAGGCTCATGGGACAAAACAGTCAAGGCATGGAAGATCAACGAAAGGCGCTGCGTGGATTCGTTTGTAGCTCACGAAGGCCACATAAATGGAATCGCGATCAACCAAGAAGACGGCTGCGTGTTCACTTGCTCCTCGGACGGCTCAGTCAAGATTTGGAGAAGGGTGTTCGGTGAAAGTTCTCACATCCTAACCATGACTCTCAAGTTCCAACTTTCGCCGGTGAACGCCTTGGCGTTGAGCTTGTCATCCACGACCACCCTCCTCTACTCCGGCTCGTCAGACGGGCTAATAAACTTTTGGGAAAAGGAGAAGATGTCCGGGAGGTACAACCACGGAGGGTTTCTACAAGGTCATCATTTCGCCGTCCTTTGCTTGGTAGCGTTAGGAGAACTAGTTTTCAGTGGCTCCGAGGACGCAACGATTAGGGTTTGGAGAAGAGAGGAAGGGAACTGCTTCCACTCATGTCTCTCCGTGATAGAAGGGCATCACGGACCGGTGAGATGCTTGGCAGTGGCCTTGGAGACGGAGAATTTGGTAAGGGTGAAAGGTTTGTTGGTTTACAGTGCAAGTTTGGATCAAACTTTTAAGGTTTGGAGGGTTAAAGTTTTTCCTGCTGAGAAGGTACACTTGGTGGATGAAACTGCTGCTGCCAAAGACCCACAGAGAGAGATTGTGGAGTGTGAGACAAGCCCTGTGTTGTCACCTTCATGGGTGGAGAAAAAGCTTCAAGGCAACTATTTTCAGTAGGAGCAAATAAGCTAGGACATGTAAGCTTTGATCTTGCTTAATTAGCAAACTCCATTTTTTCCCAAAAATTTAGAAAACTGTCTTTTGAATGATTTGGAATGGAAAATGATTTCTGCATTCTGTTTATCTTTGTCATGTAATtctcttttaatttattcaatttaaaggCCAGAAATAAACAGTGGTGTGCAAATTACAACCCATTTCGAAGTAAAGCCTAGTGAGATTGAGATAAGAAGCAGGATCTAGTTTCGACGAGGATACAAGATTTCAACTAACATTTCGACCGCTTTTTGGTACTATCAAGTCCAAAACTAGTTGTTCAAAttgttagaaaacaaaaatggggAGTTGAAGTTATTTTTCTTCTAAAGAAACCACATTTTTGTGACAAATGCGGCCAAGTTTAGATGCATAATCATTGAATTATAGCTACCAGCTCAGAATTAGGTttaccaaaaccaaaccaatagCAGTGGTTCcagatttgtttttgtttggggTGTCAATGAGTTTATTGTCAACCCATCTACCCCATTTAATGACTTGCGGTATAAGTTGTAGGGGTGTGATATATTCATACACTCTATTTTAATTTTCACACGTACCTTATTAATTTCTGTTTTTTAATCTTCTTTAGTTCATCTATCTGATGactgaaaattaaaagagtatgtgagaagtaaaaaaatgtgtgaatagcacaccccAAGTTATAACATTGATTTTTAAACCAGTCTTAGGTTTGATAACCGATGTGCTGGTATTCAATGTACATTAATATTGCAATATTTCAACCATCTTCTTTCATAAAttcaagggaactttaacgaaaagcacctgacactgttcactttaacgaaaaaccacatttttacgctaaaaagtcaatcttggtactattcactttaccctttattttgtccttatcattaaaactcaaagttttcaagccattttcattagttttccttaaattcaATGGCCATGTTTCGTTTTACTTTAATTGGCATCAATGGGGGTTTGGTATTCCGGAGAACAATCAGATGGGGCTGTAGGTCTGCAGTCTCCTATCTTTGTGTCTCTTATATGTCTCATTTCTAATTGCTTGACAAGTGTCCTTCAATTTAACATATAATTAACACTGTTAACTTCTActattttgcattattaaaatagAGTTCCAAAAATCCTTTGGGCACACCCATATCAACCCAGATCAACACGGCAGACAAGACCCCATTTGGTAGTCGCCAGAAAAAAAatcctcttctttctctccatTTTTATCTGCTTTCCCCCTTCTTATCTCTCATTAATATTATAATCCACTCTTCCAGCCAATGCTATAAACACAACCTCAATTCACAAAATTATGTGCATGCCTGTACTCGGACAAAATCAAGATGAGAAAAATCGAGAGCCGCGATGCAGAATTCAAACGTTTTAGAAATGAAATTGAGACGGAGTCGATAATCGAAATCTAATTAATTCGTAGCCTGCAATCGCATTGGGTTGGTCGTGGGTGATGATGATTCGATGGCTGTCGGGCTGATCGGTGGGGATTGATGGCGATTTGGTGAGGTGGGTTGGTCATGGGTGATGACGATATGGTGGCTGTAGAGCTTTGGCCGTCCACCACCTTCCgtgttttttggggttttttttatatatttttaatacaaaattataaaaGTTAATAGTTTTAAACTCTATTTGGTTAAGTGACACGTGTCATACAATTAGATAAGAGATACAAAAGAGACATGAAATTTGGGGACAGCAGAGGCCCTTTTCCTGTGCCTTGCATTCATCACGGTTGCATGCAactgcaataaaaaaaaacaataatccCAAATTGACTCTTACAGTGAGATATAAGTAAAACATCAAAAGTAAAAGAGTGCAAATCAAACACGGAAAAAAGTTAAAGATCGTAATCAATACCTTTAAATTCTAACTAGCATCTTTCTCTAGAACAAGCCCAGCTTCAGTGTACGCATCGATGATGACTTTGTTAGAACATGATCATGATCATAAGTCCTAAAGCCTGTTATTTGTTTCAGATTTGTATAGAAAAGTCTCAATGTTAAGAGATATACTTAATCCTTATTTGTGAAGGATTGAATGAAAGTATGAAAACTGGTTTTAACACTTTGTATGCACTAAGGTAACTTTTTCATTATTGAATAAGGATTCTAATAGGAGAATGACAAGGATTGATTGTGTATAAATAGTAGCCTCTGCTCGCACAATAAATGCTCAATATTGAACTAAGACCTACTGTTAATTTGAGTATTATTGGTTTTGACAAAGAGGAGAAGGCCTGCTACTTGTTTGATCATGGCTTCATCTTTTACCACTGTTGCAGGTTAGTTTATATTTCATACTTGCAGTATATTTATCGATTTGGTTATTCATGACTTATTTAACTTGACTAAGATCTAGGGGTGCAACTCGGGTGGGTTGGGCGGGTTAGAAGGTCAACCCAACCCTAACCCAACTTTTACAATTCAGGTTTGGGTTCGGGTTGGGTTTTAATCAGGTTTATTCGGGTTCGGGCTTAATCGGGTTCGAGTTTATTTGGGTTGGTTTCGAGTTGCCCaactttttcaagttttaatcAGGTTCATGTGAAGTTTGAATTAAAATACAAGAAAGCTagtaccaaaagaaaaaaaaaaaggaacactTTATTGTCCAAAGCTAGTACCCAACTCAAGTCTTGTCTTTCGAAGCTCCTGCAGAAAAACAAATCTAGAACCCAACTGAAGTCTTGTCTTTCGAAGCTCCTGCAGAAAAACAAAGCTAGTACCCAACTCAAGTCTTGTCCTTCGAAGCTCCTGCAAAAAAATCAAAGTGTGGCTACTAGAAAAACAATtgctttctgcaactccatgcACTTTTCTATCACAATCCATCAAAAGTCACTATTGAATCCTCCACGAAGGTGCAATGGTCATTGAGAAGCATGTTGCACAGCTCAACCCAATCGGGTTGGGTTGCACAGATGATTAACCCAACCCAATCCAATCAATGAAGTGGTTGAAATCGGGTTGGGTTTGAGTGGGTTATAACTTAAAAAAACCTGCTTGTTTGGGTTTAAAGTTGGGTTGAACATGAGCGGATTCGGGTTGACCCAACCCAAGTTGCAACCCTACTAAGATCTCTGGGAAACTTTAATTATTCTTACATGCGGCATCAAAGCCtaatttttggttaaaaaaactcgaattaaaaaaataattaaaaaaaaaaaaacttaaaggtTTCGAACCCAAGAACTGTCTTTatgaaaaaacaaatataatatttgtttttaacatatatacatataataataataataataataataataataataataataataataaatgccGTCGTTTCGAATTGGGGCTTTTTGTTCGAATTGAGGTTTAGAAAACTGGGTattgttcttgttcttgtttttacCCTTTTAATTCATAAAAAGCAGTCAATCTGgattataaataatttattgcTTCCACTGTAGGGTattgttcttgttcttgttcttgtcCTTTTAATTCATAAAAAGCAATCAATCTGgattataaataatttattgcTTCCGCTATACTCTTTCGTTTTCAATCTATATTCTTACTGTATTTCGTTTTCGTTTAATTCAATCTTTGCTGATTCATgagaaagtgaaatatttttaTTTCCTGCACTTTTTCATGATTTTGAACCTTATTCTAGTAAACACTCTATGAGATTCAGCAACAATAAAAACTCAATAGACTTGTGCGAATTGGATTTAAAATGCATATTGTTAATTatgattctttattttttataagaTCTTGCTAAAAGTTGAAATCTTAATTATCTAGTTTTAATTAACATGACTTAAATTATTGTATCCAGACATCTCCAATAATTGATTGGTTTTGCTTGATGGGTCAAAAACTCTACGGTTCAATAACAAAAATGTATGCATGTTATATACtgcagattttatttttttgaagatTGTGTTATCtgttaatcaaaaggaattatGTGTGATGAGTATTGAACTATCTATTGATACATATTCCGAAAAATGGACAGTTTTTGAATTGTTTGATCTATGTGTATCCTTTATATTGGGACTACATATATGGTCAAATTGGTTCAAATTTTGTTATACAATGTTTAACTAATAGTAGAGAAATCAGGAACCAATTGGTTCACATTTACTGATTTCCTTATGATCTACTACAGTTTCACTAAAAACCTTGAATTTGGCAAGTGTTCCGATTCTCACTAGTGGAAGTAATTTCAAGAAATGGAGATGCAAGATCAAGTTGCTAATGATACTCAATAAATTTGACATTGCAATTGACAATCCACAACCCTCATCATTGACTGACAAGAGTTCCAAGGCTGAGAAAGCAGAGCATGAAAGGTGCTGGAGATCAAATAAattgacattgtcaatttttgGAGGCTGGCATGACTGATCATTTTAGAGGAGATATCAAACAACATGACCTTGTTGTTGATTACTTCAAGGCTATTGAGGAGAAGTTCCAGGGACCACAGAAGGCTAAAATTGGGCATTAAATGTCACTCTTGAAAACATACAAGTGTGAAGGTAATGGCTCGATTAGGGATCACATTCTAAAACACTCAGATGCTACCAAGAAACTCAACTCAAAGGATGTACATATTTCAGAGACACAAGTGGTCTTTATGGTGCTTTAAGCACTCCCTGCTAAGTATTGTCAATTG is a genomic window of Malus domestica chromosome 09, GDT2T_hap1 containing:
- the LOC103443784 gene encoding protein JINGUBANG-like, translated to MEFHGERNLWSFMDEERKSIKLPRRLSFGDGDQQQSSSEPENIRSASAARPDVAASEPTIPPWPMSPGTPWTLSPVRTSPSKSLLYHCIASLHRHEGNIFSITLSRDFIFTSSESSRIHVWKQPDCTEIGCIKATSGQIRAILASGKILFTAHGDCKIRIWNASNAENFRPKKITTLPQRGRFSLFSKKSSQQHNDRISCLAYNKEDKLLYTGSWDKTVKAWKINERRCVDSFVAHEGHINGIAINQEDGCVFTCSSDGSVKIWRRVFGESSHILTMTLKFQLSPVNALALSLSSTTTLLYSGSSDGLINFWEKEKMSGRYNHGGFLQGHHFAVLCLVALGELVFSGSEDATIRVWRREEGNCFHSCLSVIEGHHGPVRCLAVALETENLVRVKGLLVYSASLDQTFKVWRVKVFPAEKVHLVDETAAAKDPQREIVECETSPVLSPSWVEKKLQGNYFQ